TGAAGATTTATCGCAATTAATCTACGATTTAAAATCTGCAAATAGAGAAGCGAGAATAAATGTAAAATTAGTTTCAGAAGTGGGTGTAGGTACCGTTGCAGCAGGTGTTTCAAAAGCAAAAGCGGATGTTATTCTTATCTCAGGTTTTGATGGTGGTACTGGAGCATCTCCTTTAACTTCATTAAAACATGCCGGTTTACCTTGGGAACTTGGAATTGCTGAAGCACAACAAACACTAGTTTTAAACGATTTAAGAAATAGAATTGTTTTAGAATGCGACGGACAATTAAAAACAGGTCGTGATGTGGCTGTTGCTTGTTTATTAGGTGCAGAAGAATTTGGCTTTGCAACCGCTCCTTTAGTAGCTTCTGGCTGTATTATGATGCGGGTTTGTCACTTAAATACATGCCCTGTAGGGATTGCCACTCAAAATCCAGAATTACGTAAAAAATTTAAAGGAAAGCCAGAACACGTCGTAAACTACATGTATTTTGTAGCACAAGAATTACGAGAAATTATGGCTCAATTAGGCTTTAGAACTATCAATGAAATGGTAGGTCAAGTACAAAAGTTAGATCGTAATAAAGCCATAGAACATTATAAAGCGGCGGGTATCGATTTAACACCAATATTATATAAGGTTGATGTTCCCACAGGAACAAAGTTTTACAATACTCAAAAACAAGAGCATCATATCGAAAAATCGATTGAATTTGATATCATCGCAAAAGCGCACCCTGCACTATTTAGAAAAGAAAAGATGAGTGTCGATTATCCCATCAATAATTTAAATAGAGCTGTTGGGGCCATCCTCAGTAATGAAATTTCTAAAATATACGGCGCAGAAGGATTACCAGAAAACACTTTAAAACTAAATTTTACGGGGTCAGCAGGTCAAAGCTTTGGCGCTTTTAGCACTAAAGGAATTACCATGATTGTCAATGGCAATACTAACGATTACCTAGGAAAAGGACTTTCAGGGGCTAAACTAATTATAAAAGTTCCTGAAAAAGCAAGTTTTAAACCCGAAGACAATGTTATCACAGGTAATGTTACGCTATATGGTGCAACTTCAGGTGAAGCCTATATTAACGGGAAGGCAGGAGAGCGTTTCTGTGTTCGTAATTCAGGAGCCAAAGCGGTAGTGGAAGGGATCGGAGACCACGGTTGCGAATATATGACAGGGGGTATTGCCGTAATTCTAGGAGAGGTTGGTCGAAACTTCGGTGCTGGTATGAGTGGCGGGATCGCTTACATTTTTGACGATAAAAAAACTTTTGAAAAAAATTGTAATAAAGCGGCCTTAAACCTTCTGCCCGTGGATGAAGATAAAGATATCGCAGAACTAAGGGCGCTGATAGAAAATCATTACAATGCGACGCTAAGTCCACTAGCGCAAAGAATATTGGAGAAATGGGAAGCATCGCTTCCGAAATTCATAAAGATATTCCCCGAAGAGTATAAACAAGCCTTAATTCGCTTAGAAAACGAAAAATTACAAACTATATAAATCGAAAACATGGGAAAGATAACAGGATTTTTAGAATTCGATAGAAAAGTTGAAGCCTACGAACCCGTTGAAGAACGGATTAAAAACTATAAAGAGTTCACAATACCCTTAGATGAAAAAGAACTAAAAAATCAAGGTGCGCGCTGTATGGATTGTGGAATTCCATTTTGCCATAGCGGTTGCCCACTTGGAAATTTGATTCCTGATTTTAATGATGCCGTATTTAAAGGAAAATGGGAGAAAGCAGCGACAATTTTGCATGCGACGAATAATTTTCCAGAATTTACAGGTCGCTTATGCCCTGCTCCTTGTGAAGAGGCTTGCGTATTAGGTATAAATGAAGACCCCGTATCCATAGAAAATATAGAAAAAAATATTGTTGAAAAAGCTTTTGAAAACGGATGGGTAAAGGCAAATCCACCAACAACTAGAACGGGTAAAACAGTAGCTGTAGTGGGTTCTGGGCCCTCTGGATTAGCAACTGCACAACAATTGAATAGAGCTGGTCATTTAGTTACTGTTTTTGAAAGAGATCAAAAAGTAGGTGGCTTATTACGCTACGGTATTCCAGATTTTAAAATGGAAAAAAATATTATAGACCGAAGAATTGATGTTTTAAAAGAAGAAGGGATTATTTTTAAAACAGGAATAAATATTGGCGTCGATATAAAAGCAGATGATCTTAAAAAAGACTTTGATGCCATAGTGCTGTGTGGAGGTGCAACCATTAGACGTAAACTTCCTATTGAAGGAGCTGATCTAAAAGGAGTGGTTCAAGCCATGGATTTTCTATCTCAAAATAATAAAAGAGTGGACGGAATTAAAGACCTAGGACCAGAAATCAAAGCTACTGGAAAAGATGTTGTAGTGATTGGTGGTGGTGATACGGGTTCTGATTGTATAGGTACGTCATTTAGACATGGTGCCACCTCAGTGTCAAATTTTGAAATTATGACGAAAGGAA
The sequence above is drawn from the Cellulophaga sp. Hel_I_12 genome and encodes:
- a CDS encoding glutamate synthase subunit beta, which encodes MGKITGFLEFDRKVEAYEPVEERIKNYKEFTIPLDEKELKNQGARCMDCGIPFCHSGCPLGNLIPDFNDAVFKGKWEKAATILHATNNFPEFTGRLCPAPCEEACVLGINEDPVSIENIEKNIVEKAFENGWVKANPPTTRTGKTVAVVGSGPSGLATAQQLNRAGHLVTVFERDQKVGGLLRYGIPDFKMEKNIIDRRIDVLKEEGIIFKTGINIGVDIKADDLKKDFDAIVLCGGATIRRKLPIEGADLKGVVQAMDFLSQNNKRVDGIKDLGPEIKATGKDVVVIGGGDTGSDCIGTSFRHGATSVSNFEIMTKGTPERPDDQPWPFWPMRLRTSSSHKEGAERYFSISTKKFIGDKEGNLTGLITSEVEWINDPGQRPSLKEVEGTEKEWKCELALLALGFTGSEMTIAAQLGLEADPRTNIKASVKDYMTNIPGVFVAGDQRRGQSLIVWAISEGRQAAHHIDTYLMQSPSRLPLKGEGDLPRL